The Quercus robur chromosome 3, dhQueRobu3.1, whole genome shotgun sequence DNA segment TGAATCTGAATCTGACTCTGAAATTGAGTATAGGTTTATTTTACTACCAGAAACTGAGATTCCAAAGTCACTTAAATTCAATCATCAGAGTTTTGGAAATTCCATATCATTCAAGGTTGGTTGCAAATTTCCAAAATTGGTCGTCTGTGTTGCTTTTCGTTCTGCGGAGGCACATATGGGTTGTCGATGCTTTGGGGCTCACGTTTCCATCAATGGTTGTAAGCAGTATTCCGAATATAGACCCACAAAAGAAAGCTACGAGGAACTGTGGTTATTTTCTAAATCTCTAGGgcagttgaataaaccaaatcTATCTGAACAGAATCAGGTGGAGGTTGAGGTTAGTTGTGTAATTGGCCCTCGTTATGAATCAGTTTATGGTCCTGCCTACTGGTGTCAAAGAGGTGGATACCGGCATTGGATAGACACCATTCATCATAAATCATGTGCGGAATTGCCGCTTGGGTTGCACCATCCCTTGCACCCAATCCATCCTCTTATTCTCTCTCCCGAACAGATAGATTATGGCAAAGACATTCAATTTAGCAATTGCCTACTCTGCAATGAATCTCGCAACCAATACACTTATCGGTGTTTCCGCTGTGACTTCAACCTTCACTTCACATGCGCTTCTTTACCGGCCACCACCATGGAACCTGAATTCCACGACCACCCATTGACCCCCATTTTGAAGTCGTTCACATTCACTTGCGACCTTTGCGGCAAAGAAGGCAAAGGTACGCCCTACCTGTGCCATCTATGTAGTTTCTGGGTTCATGGAAGATGTGCTTCTTTCCCACGCGTGGTCAAAGTTGTGCGTGACAGGCACCTCCTCCACCTCACCCATTCTTCTCTTGAATTCCATCAACTCGACTCCCGATTTTGTCAAATCTGTGTTCAAAAAGTGGACACACGCTATGGGCTTTACTATTGCTC contains these protein-coding regions:
- the LOC126717042 gene encoding uncharacterized protein LOC126717042 isoform X2 yields the protein MLSVTVTVTLHVIERRRWSSSSSSFYIFPIQSIPWSFIPEVIFRLSRLEEIYIRNCKELREIQIPRLPQSIREVMIEQCPSLLPQSSSRLLNQFGKILGILSNRVREGARSDILMDLFDDSESESDSEIEYRFILLPETEIPKSLKFNHQSFGNSISFKVGCKFPKLVVCVAFRSAEAHMGCRCFGAHVSINGCKQYSEYRPTKESYEELWLFSKSLGQLNKPNLSEQNQVEVEVSCVIGPRYESVYGPAYWCQRGGYRHWIDTIHHKSCAELPLGLHHPLHPIHPLILSPEQIDYGKDIQFSNCLLCNESRNQYTYRCFRCDFNLHFTCASLPATTMEPEFHDHPLTPILKSFTFTCDLCGKEGKGTPYLCHLCSFWVHGRCASFPRVVKVVRDRHLLHLTHSSLEFHQLDSRFCQICVQKVDTRYGLYYCSRCNFVAHLNCALDTRNREYINLKEFKDVDEVPELNESADSATYEVKKSNMKEDGTQIFEEIKHISHEHDLKLTNEVPINQICDGCVRAIFPPYYSCVKCRFFLHESCAKLPPQKRHPLHQHPLILLPMKPI